The Sporosarcina ureae genome includes a region encoding these proteins:
- the hisC gene encoding histidinol-phosphate transaminase → MKWKPILHTMKPYTPGRSLEDVKRTYGLQEVHKLASNENPYGSSPEVAAYLRSKAAQFEMYPDAYTAGLRGKLAEFHQIDPNEILFGNGSDEIVTIISRAILQPGTNTVMASTTFPQYAHNAKIEGAEIREVAMLENGDHDLEGFLKVTDEDTAVIWVCNPNNPTGNLLSSESIINFLDRVPETALVVLDEAYFEFVTDPAQQDAMQWIHDYKNLIILRTFSKAYGLASFRIGYGVANESVVTELNKVRNPFNNSSLALAVAEVALADQQFLQMCVSKNDEERKRYADYAKQHALAIYPSATNFVLMAVPGDADAACEVLLQNGYIVRSGNLLGTPGFVRVTIGTHEQNTGFFKAFDQLLTNQ, encoded by the coding sequence ATGAAGTGGAAACCAATATTACACACGATGAAACCTTATACACCCGGACGTTCATTAGAAGATGTCAAACGTACATATGGCTTGCAAGAAGTACATAAGCTCGCTTCAAACGAAAACCCTTACGGTTCATCACCTGAAGTCGCAGCATATTTACGCTCAAAGGCAGCCCAATTTGAGATGTATCCAGATGCTTACACTGCTGGTTTACGTGGAAAACTTGCGGAATTCCATCAAATCGATCCGAATGAAATTCTTTTCGGCAATGGTTCAGATGAGATTGTCACCATTATTTCCCGTGCAATACTACAACCGGGGACTAATACGGTCATGGCTTCTACGACTTTCCCCCAATACGCACATAATGCAAAAATAGAAGGTGCTGAAATTCGTGAAGTAGCTATGTTAGAAAACGGCGATCATGATTTAGAAGGCTTTTTGAAAGTGACTGATGAAGATACAGCTGTCATTTGGGTGTGTAATCCGAATAACCCGACAGGTAATTTATTATCGAGTGAATCGATAATAAACTTCTTGGATCGAGTACCTGAAACAGCACTTGTTGTTCTCGATGAAGCATACTTTGAGTTTGTTACAGATCCAGCACAGCAAGATGCCATGCAGTGGATTCATGATTATAAAAATTTGATCATACTTCGAACGTTTTCAAAAGCATACGGCTTGGCAAGTTTCCGTATAGGTTATGGCGTTGCGAACGAAAGCGTGGTAACTGAACTTAATAAAGTACGGAATCCTTTCAACAACAGCTCACTTGCATTAGCGGTAGCCGAAGTGGCTCTTGCGGATCAACAATTCCTTCAAATGTGTGTATCTAAAAATGATGAAGAACGAAAACGGTATGCAGACTATGCGAAACAGCATGCATTGGCGATCTATCCGTCAGCTACAAATTTTGTATTAATGGCTGTACCTGGGGACGCAGATGCTGCATGTGAAGTGTTATTGCAAAACGGATATATTGTCCGCAGCGGAAACCTGCTGGGCACACCAGGATTTGTTCGCGTGACGATCGGAACGCACGAGCAAAATACAGGTTTCTTTAAAGCGTTTGATCAACTATTAACTAACCAATAA
- a CDS encoding menaquinol-cytochrome c reductase cytochrome b/c subunit → MHRGKGMKFVGDSRIKASGKMSNTPKDYSEYPGKTEAFWPNFLLKEWMVGAVFLIGYLIVTLAHPSPLERQADPTDTMYIPIPDWYFLFMYQLLKYEFASGPYNVIGAIVIPGLAFMALMLVPFMDTTKERRPFKRPLPTGFMILSFLAIFYLTWESVENHDWEAAKVQGAIVDEVEYDETAEGYEIYQGSSCIGCHGDSFQGGLGLPLTNTGMTAEEIVEIAHDGRGSMPAGTWEGSDEDLQVLAEFIAELETK, encoded by the coding sequence ATGCACCGCGGAAAAGGGATGAAATTTGTCGGGGATTCGCGCATCAAGGCTTCAGGCAAGATGTCGAATACACCCAAAGATTACTCAGAATATCCGGGTAAAACCGAAGCATTCTGGCCAAACTTTCTATTGAAAGAGTGGATGGTTGGAGCGGTTTTCTTAATCGGCTATCTAATCGTTACTCTTGCACACCCGTCACCGCTTGAGCGTCAAGCGGACCCGACGGATACAATGTATATACCGATACCAGACTGGTATTTCTTATTCATGTATCAATTATTAAAATATGAATTTGCATCCGGTCCTTATAACGTGATCGGTGCGATCGTCATTCCAGGATTGGCATTTATGGCATTAATGCTAGTTCCTTTCATGGATACAACAAAAGAAAGACGTCCATTTAAGCGTCCATTGCCAACAGGCTTCATGATTCTTTCATTCTTGGCGATCTTCTACTTGACTTGGGAATCAGTCGAAAACCACGACTGGGAAGCAGCAAAAGTTCAAGGTGCTATTGTGGATGAGGTAGAATATGATGAAACGGCTGAAGGGTATGAGATTTATCAGGGTTCTTCCTGTATTGGCTGTCACGGTGACTCCTTCCAAGGTGGATTGGGCTTACCGTTAACTAACACAGGTATGACAGCTGAAGAAATCGTTGAAATCGCTCATGACGGCCGAGGTTCAATGCCTGCTGGTACATGGGAAGGTTCAGATGAAGATCTTCAAGTACTTGCTGAATTTATAGCTGAGCTAGAAACGAAGTAA
- a CDS encoding tetratricopeptide repeat protein, which yields MNELQELEQIVLDGDVDALQDKIQKLQAANDYDALYNVANLLIDYGFIGQADDIFSQLMQVFPDEAQLKIDRAAALLELGEEDEALLLLTDISPDEEEYVQALLAQADYYQMLGLAETALSKVREAATLAPHEPVIQLAEAELLLESGRYSEAVRIYRKLHETTLEVAGVNLSSRLAEAYSAGAAYEEAIPFYEALLDKEANPEELFGLGLAYYQTGRYSEAVTRLEQLLEMDPDYFSAYMLAGQSYAQQNEDDKALELFKKGIERDEFDKELQLAAGKSALKLQMPQQAEEHLKEALVLDPEYIDALVTLASVYENQEEDEALIDLLTYSEADQLEIPLLHAFLAYAYERIEDYEKAYEMYFRAYDGMNEDATFLDQYARFLLEEGKRDEALSIIQQLVRIAPHEEEWTAYIAQSEEEG from the coding sequence ATGAATGAATTGCAGGAATTAGAGCAAATCGTACTCGATGGAGATGTAGATGCTCTACAAGATAAAATACAGAAACTGCAAGCTGCTAACGACTATGACGCATTATACAATGTCGCAAATCTATTGATCGACTATGGATTCATTGGACAAGCCGATGATATATTCTCTCAGTTGATGCAAGTATTCCCTGATGAAGCCCAGTTGAAAATAGATCGTGCCGCGGCTTTACTGGAACTAGGTGAAGAGGACGAAGCGTTATTATTGCTGACGGACATTTCACCGGACGAAGAAGAGTATGTACAAGCTTTGCTTGCACAAGCGGATTATTATCAAATGCTCGGACTTGCCGAAACGGCATTATCTAAAGTGCGTGAAGCGGCAACATTGGCTCCACACGAACCAGTCATCCAACTTGCAGAAGCAGAACTGCTATTGGAGTCGGGACGATACAGTGAAGCTGTGAGAATTTATCGCAAGCTTCATGAGACAACCCTAGAGGTCGCAGGCGTTAATCTGTCCTCACGGCTTGCGGAAGCGTACAGTGCAGGGGCTGCCTATGAAGAAGCCATTCCTTTCTATGAGGCATTACTGGATAAGGAAGCGAACCCTGAAGAATTATTTGGATTAGGCTTGGCTTATTATCAAACTGGACGTTACTCGGAAGCAGTCACACGTCTTGAGCAGTTGTTAGAAATGGATCCAGATTATTTTTCCGCTTATATGCTTGCGGGGCAAAGCTATGCACAACAAAATGAAGACGACAAAGCGCTAGAGCTTTTCAAAAAAGGTATTGAACGTGATGAGTTCGATAAAGAATTGCAACTAGCGGCAGGGAAATCTGCTTTGAAATTGCAAATGCCACAACAAGCAGAAGAGCATTTAAAAGAAGCGCTTGTTTTAGATCCAGAGTATATCGATGCACTGGTAACACTTGCTTCGGTGTATGAAAATCAGGAAGAAGATGAAGCGTTAATTGACTTGTTGACGTACTCTGAAGCAGATCAATTAGAAATTCCTTTACTTCATGCTTTTCTCGCATACGCCTATGAACGTATAGAAGATTACGAAAAAGCGTATGAAATGTATTTCAGAGCATATGATGGGATGAACGAGGATGCTACTTTCTTAGATCAATATGCACGATTCTTGCTAGAAGAAGGTAAGCGTGATGAAGCGTTATCCATCATTCAGCAGTTGGTAAGAATCGCTCCGCATGAAGAAGAATGGACGGCATACATCGCGCAATCTGAAGAGGAGGGGTAA
- a CDS encoding DUF2487 family protein, with protein sequence MNWVPKDVDTYINQKEYIDTVVVPLIAIDTRPDTMKNSASSSEFLMNLSMFIEKQFKGRMMFMPPVSYTQSTDLQQLADTLSKDLEKSSFTHVFYLTTDPKWTSVTVEGKVVWLPSIPLETMDNHLRQTIMEDQLRQVLTHFMESWNVQ encoded by the coding sequence ATGAACTGGGTTCCAAAAGACGTGGATACGTATATAAATCAGAAAGAATATATTGATACTGTCGTTGTGCCTTTAATAGCTATAGACACACGACCTGACACGATGAAAAACAGCGCTTCTTCTTCTGAATTCTTGATGAATCTGTCGATGTTCATAGAAAAGCAATTTAAAGGGCGTATGATGTTCATGCCGCCTGTTTCGTACACGCAGTCAACTGACTTGCAGCAATTAGCGGATACGTTGTCAAAGGACTTGGAGAAGTCATCCTTTACGCATGTCTTCTATCTAACGACTGATCCTAAGTGGACGAGCGTGACGGTGGAAGGTAAAGTCGTTTGGCTGCCGTCTATCCCTCTAGAAACGATGGACAACCATCTACGTCAAACCATCATGGAAGATCAGCTACGACAAGTTCTGACACACTTTATGGAGAGTTGGAACGTGCAGTGA
- a CDS encoding YitT family protein, translating into MLGAALFSFGLVNFTIQHELAEGGFTGITLILLFAFNWDPALMNLLLNIPMFLIGWKMLGRRSFIYTVIGTVAVSIFIKIFMKYEVSIHMEGDLFLVALFAGVFIGVGLGIIFRSGGTTGGSDIIARLVHKKYGVTMGKTMFVFDAAIILLSWAVYLDYRSMMYTLVALFVGARVIDFVQEGAYSARGAFIVTNSPDEIASKIADSMERGVTVFKGYGHFSKENREILYCVVGKNEMIRLKNLITSVDPEAFVSMMEVHDVMGEGFTLDEQKRPIGD; encoded by the coding sequence ATGTTGGGTGCTGCGTTATTTAGTTTCGGACTCGTGAACTTTACGATCCAACATGAACTCGCAGAAGGCGGATTTACCGGGATTACCTTGATTTTGCTGTTTGCTTTCAATTGGGACCCTGCTTTAATGAACTTATTGCTGAATATCCCGATGTTTTTAATAGGGTGGAAGATGCTCGGCAGACGTTCCTTCATTTATACCGTCATTGGCACAGTGGCAGTATCGATCTTCATTAAAATCTTCATGAAATATGAAGTGAGTATTCATATGGAGGGGGATTTGTTTTTAGTCGCACTGTTTGCAGGTGTATTCATCGGTGTAGGACTAGGTATTATCTTTAGAAGCGGTGGGACGACAGGTGGCTCCGATATTATCGCGAGACTTGTGCATAAGAAATATGGAGTGACGATGGGGAAAACGATGTTTGTGTTTGACGCCGCTATCATTTTATTATCATGGGCTGTCTATTTAGATTACCGCTCGATGATGTATACGTTGGTTGCATTATTCGTCGGCGCACGTGTCATCGATTTCGTACAAGAAGGAGCCTATTCTGCGAGAGGTGCATTCATCGTTACGAACTCGCCGGATGAAATCGCTAGTAAAATTGCCGATTCAATGGAAAGAGGCGTGACAGTGTTTAAAGGATACGGTCATTTCTCAAAAGAAAATCGCGAAATACTGTATTGCGTTGTTGGAAAAAATGAAATGATTCGATTGAAAAATCTTATCACCTCTGTAGATCCTGAAGCGTTTGTCTCCATGATGGAAGTACATGACGTGATGGGTGAAGGATTCACATTAGATGAACAAAAGCGTCCTATCGGTGATTAA
- a CDS encoding DUF1405 domain-containing protein — MFLRMAWAQIWMILSHKSFLWILLFINILGSVYGYDWYMWQLEITEPKYWIFVPDSPTATLFFCIAIIGWLLNRNFKLMEALALITLVKYGLWAVVMNVLTLVVTGSIGWVGWMLIGSHFAMALQGILYLPTYKFKAWHILIASIWTLHNDVIDYVFGQMPIYHDLTQYSPQIGYFTFWLSIACIAIAMWNYKSRLDLQALKA; from the coding sequence ATGTTTTTGCGAATGGCATGGGCACAAATCTGGATGATCCTTTCTCATAAATCTTTTTTATGGATCCTTCTTTTCATTAATATATTAGGCTCGGTCTATGGATATGATTGGTATATGTGGCAACTGGAAATCACAGAGCCAAAGTACTGGATATTCGTACCAGATAGTCCTACAGCCACTTTGTTCTTTTGTATCGCTATAATAGGTTGGCTACTCAATCGGAATTTCAAATTGATGGAAGCTCTTGCACTCATTACATTAGTGAAATATGGTTTGTGGGCTGTCGTTATGAATGTATTAACACTTGTTGTGACGGGGTCAATCGGCTGGGTAGGCTGGATGTTGATTGGTTCTCACTTTGCGATGGCATTGCAAGGAATCTTATATTTACCAACATATAAATTTAAGGCTTGGCATATACTCATTGCCTCCATTTGGACACTTCATAATGACGTAATCGACTATGTTTTCGGACAAATGCCGATCTATCATGACCTTACGCAATACAGTCCTCAGATCGGTTATTTCACATTTTGGTTATCTATTGCTTGTATAGCTATTGCGATGTGGAATTATAAGTCAAGGCTAGACCTACAGGCTTTGAAAGCATAG
- a CDS encoding ReoY family proteolytic degradation factor, protein MKAMVPVAAKKEFLRWFLKRYRLKRRECVWILNYLLSNEHLLTNVHFTNEAHHCPRAMIISTTEVDSIPFRFYKGNLMTADAEKSFHDLRLHPDEDMFIQLNFKNSNKCPEYASVAEENPYLPEDLLKKKKDQQIAEKLLEESFTLTTNDMLLKRIDEALDNGDRELFISLTAMLNEMKKDKDVSQ, encoded by the coding sequence ATGAAGGCCATGGTTCCTGTAGCTGCCAAGAAAGAATTTTTAAGGTGGTTTTTAAAGCGCTATCGATTAAAGCGGCGGGAATGTGTATGGATTTTAAATTATCTTCTCAGCAACGAACATTTATTAACAAATGTTCATTTTACAAATGAAGCGCATCATTGCCCGCGCGCCATGATCATTTCAACTACAGAAGTGGACAGTATCCCATTTCGCTTCTACAAGGGCAATTTGATGACAGCTGATGCGGAAAAGTCATTTCATGACCTCAGACTGCATCCTGACGAGGATATGTTTATCCAACTGAATTTCAAAAACAGCAACAAATGTCCTGAGTACGCAAGTGTGGCGGAAGAGAATCCTTATTTACCGGAAGATCTTCTAAAGAAAAAGAAAGACCAACAAATAGCGGAAAAGCTGTTAGAGGAAAGTTTCACATTAACGACAAATGACATGTTGCTGAAAAGGATCGACGAAGCGCTAGATAATGGTGACCGTGAGCTGTTTATTAGTCTGACAGCTATGTTGAATGAGATGAAAAAAGATAAAGACGTCAGCCAATGA
- a CDS encoding prephenate dehydrogenase: MKTTVSIIGLGLIGGSLGLALKRNPEIQIVGFDRSYATADEAFRRGIIDTVAPSAKSACEQADFVVFATPVNTTVALFEEAVNWDFKEHVIVSDTGSTKKPIMDAAKILRERGITFIGGHPMAGSHKSGVSAAIEHLFENAYYILTPDESTTEEQIEVMEKWLSATKAKLIVLQAEEHDRMTAIISHFPHIVASSLVGRLAAQEEQQPFVKKLAAGGFRDLTRIASADPVMWRDITIQNREELLSQVDGWLAEMNSIRSMLEDNNPDHIFDFFAQAKTYRDQLPSTNEGALQGALYMTFDLHIDVPDHPGVISEITKILAEANISLTNIRIVETRTDVYGILVISFQSATERKRARQVLTAETDYSMHVL; encoded by the coding sequence ATGAAAACGACGGTAAGTATAATTGGACTCGGATTGATCGGAGGATCACTGGGTCTAGCATTAAAACGAAATCCAGAAATTCAGATTGTAGGTTTTGACCGTTCCTATGCGACTGCAGATGAAGCATTTCGTAGAGGAATTATTGATACGGTAGCGCCTTCTGCGAAATCAGCCTGTGAACAGGCTGACTTTGTTGTTTTCGCGACGCCTGTCAATACGACGGTTGCTCTTTTTGAAGAAGCCGTTAACTGGGACTTCAAAGAACATGTCATCGTCTCGGATACAGGAAGTACGAAAAAGCCGATTATGGATGCTGCGAAGATTTTACGAGAAAGAGGGATCACCTTCATAGGGGGCCATCCAATGGCGGGTTCCCATAAAAGTGGTGTATCTGCTGCGATAGAGCATCTTTTTGAAAACGCGTATTACATCCTTACGCCGGATGAATCAACGACTGAAGAACAAATCGAGGTTATGGAAAAATGGTTATCTGCAACAAAAGCCAAATTGATTGTCCTTCAAGCGGAAGAGCACGACCGTATGACAGCGATCATCAGCCACTTCCCGCATATTGTAGCTTCTTCATTAGTTGGACGTTTGGCTGCACAGGAAGAGCAACAACCATTTGTGAAAAAGCTCGCTGCAGGTGGATTTCGAGATTTAACACGTATTGCTTCAGCAGATCCTGTCATGTGGCGTGATATTACGATCCAAAACCGAGAAGAATTATTGTCACAAGTCGATGGCTGGCTTGCCGAAATGAATAGCATTCGCTCTATGCTAGAGGACAATAATCCTGATCATATATTTGACTTCTTTGCGCAGGCGAAAACATACCGCGATCAGCTTCCTTCTACAAATGAAGGCGCACTTCAAGGGGCGCTTTATATGACGTTTGATTTACACATCGATGTACCGGATCATCCGGGTGTCATTTCCGAAATCACAAAAATCTTGGCAGAAGCCAATATTAGCTTAACCAATATACGTATCGTGGAAACACGTACGGATGTGTACGGTATTTTAGTAATCAGTTTCCAGTCAGCTACAGAACGTAAGAGAGCTCGTCAAGTATTGACGGCAGAAACTGATTACTCTATGCACGTACTTTAA
- a CDS encoding ubiquinol-cytochrome c reductase iron-sulfur subunit has product MMSNKVSRRTFLSYTLMGTGGFMASAMLMPMIRFAIDPVLASAGGSDMIPTPQKAADLTETPVRVDYTIKDRQDAWYTSDESNTAWVYKEGDKVIALSPVCKHLGCTVNWEGDEHKNEFFCPCHAGRYKKNGDNIPGTPPLGPLDEYEVEVIDGFVYLGAVIPNTLV; this is encoded by the coding sequence CTGATGAGCAATAAAGTGTCAAGACGCACGTTCCTAAGTTATACACTAATGGGAACTGGTGGGTTCATGGCCTCTGCAATGCTGATGCCGATGATTCGTTTCGCAATTGATCCTGTACTGGCTAGTGCCGGCGGTTCGGATATGATTCCAACACCGCAAAAAGCAGCCGATCTTACAGAAACACCGGTTCGTGTAGACTATACAATCAAAGATCGACAAGATGCATGGTATACTTCTGACGAATCTAACACGGCTTGGGTCTACAAAGAAGGCGACAAAGTCATAGCACTTTCTCCGGTCTGTAAACACTTAGGGTGTACAGTAAACTGGGAAGGCGACGAGCATAAAAACGAGTTTTTCTGCCCTTGTCACGCTGGACGTTACAAAAAAAATGGTGATAACATTCCAGGAACACCACCGCTTGGACCGCTTGATGAGTATGAAGTAGAAGTCATCGACGGATTTGTCTATCTTGGTGCAGTAATACCGAACACATTAGTCTAA
- the qcrB gene encoding menaquinol-cytochrome c reductase cytochrome b subunit produces MLNKIYDWVDERLDITPIWRDIADHEVPEHINPAHHFSAFIYCFGGLTFFVTVIQILSGMFLTMYYTPDIENAWKSVFYLQNDVAFGELVRGMHHWGASLVIVMMFLHTLRVFFTGSYKKPRELNWIVGVLIFGVMLGLGFTGYLLPWDMKALFATKVGIEIAASVPFIGEQIKILLAGDSTILGAQTLTRFFAIHVFFLPAALLGLLAAHFIMIRRQGISGPL; encoded by the coding sequence GTGTTAAATAAAATTTATGATTGGGTGGATGAACGGTTAGATATCACTCCAATTTGGCGAGATATCGCTGACCATGAAGTACCTGAGCACATAAACCCTGCACATCATTTTTCTGCATTCATCTATTGTTTCGGAGGTTTGACGTTTTTCGTAACGGTAATCCAAATCTTGTCTGGTATGTTCCTGACAATGTATTACACACCGGATATTGAAAACGCTTGGAAATCAGTTTTCTACCTTCAAAACGATGTTGCATTCGGTGAACTTGTGCGCGGAATGCACCATTGGGGAGCTTCGTTAGTTATTGTAATGATGTTCCTACATACTTTGCGTGTATTCTTTACAGGGTCTTATAAGAAACCTCGTGAATTGAACTGGATCGTCGGCGTATTGATCTTCGGCGTCATGCTAGGTCTTGGATTCACAGGTTATCTATTGCCTTGGGATATGAAAGCTTTATTTGCAACAAAAGTTGGGATTGAGATTGCCGCGTCAGTACCTTTCATCGGAGAACAGATTAAAATTCTTCTCGCGGGTGATTCCACGATTCTAGGTGCACAGACGTTAACAAGATTCTTCGCGATTCATGTATTTTTCCTACCGGCTGCTTTGCTTGGGTTGCTCGCAGCACACTTTATCATGATCAGAAGACAAGGTATTTCCGGACCACTATAA
- the aroA gene encoding 3-phosphoshikimate 1-carboxyvinyltransferase yields the protein MSEQQTVSFEKPVLRGALQVPGDKSISHRAVMLGSIAKGKTTISGFLDGEDCLSTIEMFKQLGVKITRNGTNVTVESPGIANWQTPATALDAGNSGTTARLMLGILSGSSVTSEMCGDQYLSKRPMKRVTNPLEEMGADITSKGTADYLPLTITGKTLQAIDYLMPVASAQVKSAVLLAGLQAKGTTSVTEIATSRDHTERMLVQFGAKLEQQGQVIRIEGGQQLTGTNVVVPGDISSAAFFMVATALVENSDVSFLKVGLNPTRTGILDVLEAMGVEIELSDEQGFSGERYGTVRIKHSKLRGTEIGGKLIPRLIDELPVLALLATQADGQTVIKDAEELRVKETDRIEAVATELRKLGADIETTPDGMIINGPTPLTGATLQSYGDHRLGMMAAVAGLITSSPVQIDNPSCIAISYPHFFEDLSELVNP from the coding sequence ATGTCAGAACAACAGACGGTTTCATTTGAAAAGCCGGTTCTTCGCGGCGCTTTACAAGTACCTGGAGATAAATCCATTTCCCACCGTGCAGTTATGTTGGGATCCATTGCCAAAGGCAAAACGACTATTAGTGGTTTTTTGGATGGTGAAGATTGTTTGAGCACGATTGAAATGTTCAAACAGCTTGGGGTGAAGATTACTCGTAACGGAACGAATGTGACGGTAGAAAGTCCTGGCATTGCGAACTGGCAGACTCCCGCTACAGCACTTGACGCGGGTAATTCGGGAACGACTGCTCGTTTAATGTTGGGCATATTATCCGGTTCTTCCGTAACATCTGAAATGTGCGGAGATCAATATTTATCTAAGCGTCCGATGAAACGTGTGACGAACCCTTTGGAAGAAATGGGTGCAGACATTACGAGCAAAGGAACAGCTGATTATTTACCACTGACAATCACCGGAAAAACGTTGCAAGCAATTGACTATTTAATGCCGGTTGCTAGTGCGCAAGTAAAATCCGCTGTATTACTTGCGGGTCTCCAAGCGAAAGGCACTACGTCCGTTACAGAAATAGCTACATCACGGGATCACACGGAACGTATGCTTGTACAGTTTGGTGCGAAGTTAGAACAACAGGGTCAAGTAATCCGGATTGAAGGCGGTCAGCAACTGACTGGAACGAATGTTGTCGTACCAGGCGATATTTCCTCTGCTGCATTTTTCATGGTAGCGACGGCATTAGTGGAAAACAGCGATGTGTCGTTTCTGAAAGTTGGATTGAACCCTACTCGAACAGGTATACTAGATGTACTAGAAGCGATGGGTGTTGAAATTGAACTATCAGATGAACAAGGCTTTTCGGGAGAGCGTTATGGCACTGTCCGAATCAAGCATTCGAAATTGCGAGGAACCGAAATCGGCGGAAAGTTAATTCCGAGATTGATCGATGAACTTCCTGTGCTTGCTTTATTGGCAACGCAAGCAGATGGACAGACCGTCATTAAAGATGCAGAAGAACTTCGTGTCAAAGAGACGGATCGAATTGAAGCTGTCGCTACGGAATTACGAAAACTCGGAGCGGATATCGAGACCACACCGGATGGCATGATCATTAATGGGCCGACGCCACTAACGGGTGCCACACTTCAATCATACGGTGACCACCGTTTAGGTATGATGGCGGCGGTAGCGGGATTGATTACATCAAGTCCCGTTCAAATCGACAATCCATCTTGTATCGCGATTTCCTATCCACACTTTTTCGAAGACCTATCGGAGTTAGTCAATCCATAA
- a CDS encoding nucleotide pyrophosphohydrolase, translating to MTKTMEQLQQDVDTYITGFKEGYFPPMELIARLTEELGELSREVQDRYGMKKKKSTEAVRTLEEETGDLLFVLICFANSQQIDLSEALDTVLTKFNTRDKDRWTKKEETE from the coding sequence ATGACTAAAACGATGGAACAATTGCAACAAGATGTGGACACATACATAACTGGTTTTAAAGAAGGATACTTTCCTCCGATGGAACTGATCGCACGGCTGACAGAAGAGTTAGGAGAGTTATCCCGTGAAGTGCAAGATCGCTACGGTATGAAGAAGAAAAAATCTACTGAAGCTGTACGAACGTTGGAAGAAGAAACAGGTGACCTATTATTCGTCCTCATTTGTTTTGCTAATTCACAACAAATTGATTTATCAGAAGCGCTTGATACGGTATTGACTAAATTCAACACAAGGGATAAAGACCGTTGGACTAAAAAGGAGGAAACAGAATGA
- a CDS encoding zinc metallopeptidase yields MDVFWIYFGVILLLPIYAQFKVKSTYKKYSKIRSTSGMTGAQVARLILDQNGLHDVKVVESQGFLTDHYNPMTKIVALSTSNYHESSVAGTAVAAHEVGHAIQDKEAYSFLRFRHRLAPVASLTSNASWVFIMIGIIFSSMNSLLGIGILLMAVGVLFQIVTLPVEFNASSRAMDQIVQLGIIRNDEEPQAKKVLNAAAMTYVAATAVAVLELVRLILIFTNRD; encoded by the coding sequence ATAGACGTGTTCTGGATTTACTTTGGTGTCATTTTATTGCTTCCTATCTATGCGCAATTTAAAGTGAAAAGCACATATAAAAAGTATTCAAAGATTCGTTCTACTTCTGGGATGACCGGTGCTCAAGTAGCGAGACTCATTCTGGATCAAAACGGTTTACATGATGTAAAAGTTGTGGAAAGCCAAGGATTCTTAACGGATCACTATAACCCAATGACAAAAATCGTGGCGTTGTCCACAAGTAACTACCACGAATCATCTGTAGCCGGTACAGCGGTGGCAGCGCACGAAGTGGGCCACGCTATTCAAGACAAAGAAGCTTATTCATTCTTGCGCTTCCGCCACCGATTGGCGCCAGTCGCAAGTTTAACTTCTAATGCATCTTGGGTATTTATCATGATCGGGATCATCTTCTCTAGCATGAACTCTTTGCTAGGGATCGGGATTCTGCTGATGGCAGTTGGGGTGCTATTCCAAATTGTCACATTGCCAGTAGAGTTTAACGCATCGTCACGTGCGATGGATCAAATCGTTCAACTAGGTATCATTCGTAACGATGAAGAACCACAGGCGAAAAAAGTATTGAATGCAGCCGCGATGACATACGTTGCTGCAACAGCAGTGGCAGTACTTGAACTAGTACGTTTGATTTTAATCTTTACAAACCGCGACTAA